The sequence AGTCGGAGCAGTAGCAAAATACATATTCCGCAATGTCACCACAAATCACACCATCCATTCGGATTTCACCGACATCCCTGGCCAGTATGAGATCAACGCCACAGCAGATTCCTGGTCAATTGTGTATCCATCTGGTAACATATCATACCCGGTGGGAACAAATAAGACCTATATCACCCAGCCAAAACCCGGAGCTGACCTGGTAGACGTAGTCGTAGATGATGAATCAGAGGGAGCGATTAAAACCCGACCATTCACAAATATCTCTTCAGACCACCGGATGGCAACAGAAGGAACCCCATCACCAGGTCAGATCCACGTCTCCTTCAATGCCACTCCGACAACTGGCACCCCTCCACTTGAGGTTTCATTCAGGGATCAGTCCATTGGTGATCCAATATCGTGGTATTGGCAGTTTGGTGACGGGGGGATCTCATCAGATAAAGATCCCGTTCACCAGTATAAAATTCCAGGGATATTCACCGTCTCTCTCCGAGCATATAATAATCAAACTGCAGGGTATCAAGTGATGAATAATTTTATCCAAGTAAAAGGGTAGTGTCGAGGTTTCATAATTGGCACATATCCCTTTTTTTCTTGAATCCATAATATATGGGCAGAACTATTCCAAAAAACAATTAATTGATTCAGCTTGATGATATTCAATATACTATACTTAAATAATATGTGATAGTAAAAGGACACTGTTACGTATGATACGGGGTGATTGTTATGGCTGTACCAGACATGAAAAAGATCCTCGAGCTCAAGCAGATTGCTATGAAGAGATGTGAGGATCGGATACTTGAAGCCGCTAGCCGTCCGCCCTGTAAAAAGAAGCTGGAAGATGCTGAAAGTTATGGTATGACACGACGGATGAAAAGTAAATACGGGCTGTGATCTGGCCTGGTTTATTTTAATAGCCAGAGGCTGCTTACAAAGCAACTCAAACCGGTGACACACAGATCCTCATCATAACAGGGATAAGTATGGAGACAGAACATTCACTGCTGGACCAGATATCACGAAAAGAAGCTGAGCTCAAAGAGCAATGTGATGTCGTCTGTAAAGAAGCAGAAACCCGAATCCATGATGCTCGAGTCAAGGCGCGGAATTTGAGGGAAGAAGCAGAAAAGAAAGGAGCAGAAGAAGCATCCAGGTATATGAAGGAAGGTCTTTCTAAACTGTCCGAGGAAATTTCTTCTATTCACCTGGCTGGAGAAAAAGAGGCAGAAGAGATTCTCAAAAAAGGGGAAAAAAAGGTTGATGGTGCAGTAAAACAGATCGTCGAAATGGTTCTGGGGTAATATGCTGCAAAAGATGAAACAGATCCTGGTGGTTGGTCCAAAAAAGGACTATCAAAGAATAGTTGATGTACTGTACCAGGCAGGTTCTCTTCATCTTGAGGATGCAAAAAATGAACGCCTGGAGACCATGGAAATTGCTCCGCTTGATACTTTTAACCCTGAAGAAATCACGTCTCTATTAATTCGGATAAAGGGCCAGCTCCAGATCCTGACACCAACGGATTCTAAGAAGGCTCAAAAAAGTCCTCTTATAGAAAAATACGCAGGCCTTTCTTATAATGAATTGTCCATTACGGCAACAGAAGTCTGTGATTCTCTCGAAGAACGGCTTCGGACTCTTGAGACCAGAAAAGGGGATCTTGATGTCAGGTACACAACCCTTGCAAGGTATGAAAAGATCATCAAAAAGATATCTCCACTCGAGCAACAACTTCCCACCCTTGAAGGATTTGAAGTCACCATTTTAATCATTCAAAAAGAATTCGAATCAGTCCTTGAGATTATTCATCCGTTTTTATCCGAAATAACCAGAAACCAATTTGAATTCATCAGTGCAGATCTTGATGACAAAAATATCGCGGTAATTACGGTATTCAGTAAAAAATATGCAGGTAAGGTTCATGATTTTCTCTATTCAAAGAACGTAAATGAAGTGCGGATTCCCCAGGAGTATACAAACATGCCCCTGGAGAAGGCACTGGCCCTTATTGCAGCAGATAAAAAAGCAATTATAGATGAAATTGCTGAAATAGAAAAAAGGATCAAGGAAATCTCTGTAGTATGGTATGCTGATCTCTTCACTCTGAAAACATTACTCACTAACTTTCTTGAGGAGACCTCTGCATATTCTCACTTTGGTCAGACAGATTATACTTTTGTGGTAAAGGGATGGATACCACAGAAATATCTGCCTGCAACGAAAAAGGCGCTCAAAAGTAATTTTGATGAATCAGTGGTGGTAACTGAGCTCCCGTACGATCCAGCAGTTTTTGATAATGCCCCGGTGTATTTTGATAATCCATTCTGGGCAAAACCATTCGAGTTCTTCATGAACCTGGTTCAACCCCCGCAATATCGTGAGATTGATCCCACACCACTTATTGCCATCTTCTTTCCCCTCTTTTTCGGACTCATCGTGGGTGATATCGGATATGGGATGGTAATTTTATGTTTCAGTCTTTTTGTCCGGTATAAATTTTCTCATATCGGGTGGCTAAAACAACTCATGGGAATCCTCATAATATCTTCTATTCCTACGATTATTTTTGGGTACATATTTGGGGAGTTTTTTGGAGATCTTGGCGAGCACATGGGCTGGCTTCACCCACTTACCATTTTTGGCATCACCTGGAACCGGATTGAATCAATCATTCCACTCCTCCTCCTGACAATAGGGATAGGCGTATTTCATGTATTTTTTGGCTTGTCTCTTGGTATTTTGAATGCTCTCCGGCACCACAAGAAAAAGCACGCTATTGAGAAGATCGGTATGTTAGGCCTCGTGTCCGGGATTCTTCTTCTATTGGGTTCTTATGCCGGGCATATCCCGAAATCAGTGTTATTTCTGATCATTGCTTTGATGCTAATCTCAATCGGGTGCCTGATATACGGCGGTGGCAGTCGGGGAGTTATCGAAGTGATGGGAACAATTGGCAATATTATGTCATATGCCCGTCTGATGGCTATCGGGCTTGCCTCGGTGATACTGGCATTAGTTGCTAACCGGCTTTCGCATGAAATTGGTATCTTCATTGTGGGTATTATTGTTGCAATTCTCCTTCATGCATTAAACATTCTTCTTGCCATGTTTAGTCCATCTATTCATTCCCTTAGATTACATGTGGTGGAGTTCTTCTCGAAATTTTATGAAGGAGGAGGTAATCCTTACAAACCATTTGGAAAAGAGCGACTCTAAAACCATTTTTTCTATCTTCTTTTGTGACGGACAAATCACAATATATAAATATACACAGGATAAGGTAATCGTTGGAGGTTATCATGACAGGTTGGGAAGTCCCTATTGGTGCTGCAATTGCCTTTGCTGGAGGAGCAATTGCAACTGGAATCGCCCAGTCAAAGATTGGAGCAGCCGGAGCAGGAACTGTAGCCGAACGTCCGGAGTCCGCAGGTATTGTCATCGTTCTGGAGGCTATTCCTGAAACACTGGTCATTTTGGGTTTTGTAGTGGCCGCTATGATCATCATCATGGTTGAATAATCAACCAGGTACCGTTGTACAGAAGGTGAATAGCAATGGCATATGAAGACCTTATCAAGTCCATAGAGTCTGCGGCGGATGAAAAAAATCGGGAGGTTCTCCGGGATGCTGATCGGGAAATAGAGGCAATTCTTCGGGAAACCGAAACTGAACTCTCGGCTATCCATGCTCAGTACCTGGAGAAAGCAAAACGAGATCTGGCTCTTGAATCTAACCGACAAAAATTTCTTGCAAAACAGGAAGTTAAACGAAAGGTAAGTTCCGTCAGACAACAACTCATACATGAGGCTATTGATAAATCGTTGCAGAACATGGCCAATATAAGGTCTGACTCGATGTATGCCTCTTTATATGAGCGTCTTGTTGATGAGGTTATCCGGTCACTTGCCGGAGAACAGATAGTTCTTCATATTGATCCAGCTGATGCAACGTTATGTGAAAAAGTCCTTCACAAAAACGGCCTTGATTATCGCATTGAAAAGGATTTGCGGACCATTGGTGGTTTGTGTGGAACATCTGCAGATGGCAAAATCCGTGCTGATAATACCCTGGAAACCAGGTTATCAAAAATTCAGGAACAATCAACCCTTGAGATCATCACCCTGATTCTTGGAGGTCCTGATGGATAACGGCTATGTGAATGCCCGAATCAGGGGTATGTATTCACGGCTGCTTGATAAAGGGAGCCTGAGCAATTTAATTTTAAAACCTGATATTTCTAGCCTGATTACAGCTCTTGAAGAAACGACATATCGGGAAGATTTGGAACGTGCTCTTGTTGGAAAACCAGGTTTATCTGGGATAGAAGATGCTCTCAGACAGAATCTCATCAGGACGATTCAAAAAATAGCACGGTTTTTAGAAGGGGAAAAGGGAGAGCGATATATTAAAATCTTCTCATCCCGGTGGGATATTCATAATCTTAAAACAATTCTCCGGGGAAAGAGGATCTATGTTCCTTCCATGCAAATCCAGGAAAACCTGGTTCCTGCTGGAGAATTTGATGAGTCGCTTCTTACCGAACTTTTAAAGCAGCCGGATATAAAAGGCGTTATTGATCTTCTTGCAACTTGGGATGTTCCTTATGCTTCTCCTCTTACCACTGCATTTCCGGAGTATTCCCGTGTATCGGATCTTATCATTCTAGAAAATGCACTTGATCAGTTTTATTATGAGCAGGCCCGTTCCCTTGTGAGTGGTAAATCTGAAGATGAACGTATTATCCGTGATTTAATTGCAACCGAGATAGATCTTATAAACCTTAAGTCTGTGTTGATGATTGTCAGGGATAATATCGATACAGAGGATGCAGATCAGAT comes from Methanospirillum hungatei and encodes:
- a CDS encoding V-type ATP synthase subunit I → MLQKMKQILVVGPKKDYQRIVDVLYQAGSLHLEDAKNERLETMEIAPLDTFNPEEITSLLIRIKGQLQILTPTDSKKAQKSPLIEKYAGLSYNELSITATEVCDSLEERLRTLETRKGDLDVRYTTLARYEKIIKKISPLEQQLPTLEGFEVTILIIQKEFESVLEIIHPFLSEITRNQFEFISADLDDKNIAVITVFSKKYAGKVHDFLYSKNVNEVRIPQEYTNMPLEKALALIAADKKAIIDEIAEIEKRIKEISVVWYADLFTLKTLLTNFLEETSAYSHFGQTDYTFVVKGWIPQKYLPATKKALKSNFDESVVVTELPYDPAVFDNAPVYFDNPFWAKPFEFFMNLVQPPQYREIDPTPLIAIFFPLFFGLIVGDIGYGMVILCFSLFVRYKFSHIGWLKQLMGILIISSIPTIIFGYIFGEFFGDLGEHMGWLHPLTIFGITWNRIESIIPLLLLTIGIGVFHVFFGLSLGILNALRHHKKKHAIEKIGMLGLVSGILLLLGSYAGHIPKSVLFLIIALMLISIGCLIYGGGSRGVIEVMGTIGNIMSYARLMAIGLASVILALVANRLSHEIGIFIVGIIVAILLHALNILLAMFSPSIHSLRLHVVEFFSKFYEGGGNPYKPFGKERL
- a CDS encoding V-type ATPase subunit, which translates into the protein MDNGYVNARIRGMYSRLLDKGSLSNLILKPDISSLITALEETTYREDLERALVGKPGLSGIEDALRQNLIRTIQKIARFLEGEKGERYIKIFSSRWDIHNLKTILRGKRIYVPSMQIQENLVPAGEFDESLLTELLKQPDIKGVIDLLATWDVPYASPLTTAFPEYSRVSDLIILENALDQFYYEQARSLVSGKSEDERIIRDLIATEIDLINLKSVLMIVRDNIDTEDADQILIEGGRVFDRKKLRVMLDLGSVPSVVEFLEETPYRFLSDLRSTEGDNLKISAYQHLLDEYLIRHAIRLYRGDPLSVTIVIGYMWAKYTEIMNLRIIARCKNALIPPEDMEAEMVYV
- a CDS encoding V-type ATPase subunit subunit G family protein yields the protein METEHSLLDQISRKEAELKEQCDVVCKEAETRIHDARVKARNLREEAEKKGAEEASRYMKEGLSKLSEEISSIHLAGEKEAEEILKKGEKKVDGAVKQIVEMVLG
- a CDS encoding ATPase, which produces MTGWEVPIGAAIAFAGGAIATGIAQSKIGAAGAGTVAERPESAGIVIVLEAIPETLVILGFVVAAMIIIMVE
- a CDS encoding V-type ATP synthase subunit E, which produces MAYEDLIKSIESAADEKNREVLRDADREIEAILRETETELSAIHAQYLEKAKRDLALESNRQKFLAKQEVKRKVSSVRQQLIHEAIDKSLQNMANIRSDSMYASLYERLVDEVIRSLAGEQIVLHIDPADATLCEKVLHKNGLDYRIEKDLRTIGGLCGTSADGKIRADNTLETRLSKIQEQSTLEIITLILGGPDG